In Juglans regia cultivar Chandler chromosome 13, Walnut 2.0, whole genome shotgun sequence, the DNA window tttttatttctttttttaaaattattaaaaaaatttatataaatttttttttttaaaaaaatacataaaaatacacTTATTAGAACCCAGCGGAAGCCACCAGCCTTCATCTAGCGTTTTCCAATGGTCTAGTGTTTTTAACGTAAAAGTTGAAGAGAAAAGTAAACAGTGACCTGGATTTTAAGagcaattatttatataagtcaTTATTAGAAGATTAATTACACTTTACCTTTTCAAACTTTTacttaattgataatatatttttgaaactaATACTTATTACATCAAAGTATAccttcaaactttcaaaacttctcaattctACATTTCATCTACCATGAGCATTAAATCTAACAGAAATTTACTGTACGTATTGTTTATGTGTATAATATTCACtataaagatgtaatttttatctaatttattatcattgaccatataaaatataaaataatatatgctatcgattaataataaatcattaatcattaaataatttttttattaatttatatatagttaatgaatattaaataatttcactgtatacataaattattcatatttgtttGCAACTTaggtttaaaataattttatatatgattaatgattaattatttattattaattaatagcatatattattttatattttatatggtcaatgataataaattaaataaaaattacatctttacaatgaattttcattaaatttgaCACTACTGACAGACAGAATGAGggattgagaaattttaaaagttcAAGAGTCcactttgatataattattaatttcggAAGCACATTataaattgagtgaaagttcaagGAAACAAATTAATTCTTATCAAATACTCTCGGACAAGTGATATTTATATCAACCTATCATAAGATATATATTGtatcatgaaaaattaatatttacacAAATAATTTTAACGTCTTAAACATATCATGATAACGTTGATAAGACGAAAGTAGTACCATATCATCCATATTCTGAAAGTACCTCATAATTCTTCCGATGCAATATCAAATTAGCATGATAATTCGACCATTCATCCAACCTGGTGTGTAATTAATTAAAGGTGCCTTTGCCACAATGATTCTTACCTGATCATTTACATTATTTTcccagttttttatttttatttgtattttatatattttagctGCGAAagacctgcatgcatgcatgtcgaTATATAAACAGATATGCAGGATTTAATGATTTGGTCATTCCCTTTGTCTCGATCTGTGGTTGATGAAGAtcaaaatgctatatatatatatatatatatatatatatttgaacttTGTGTCCGAAAATTATTTCTGGAAAGGACTTTGGTATATTccttagaaaaaggaaaacgttAATTTCTTCTGTTTTGCAGCATGCACATGCTCTATCAACGGTTCAAGGTTATAGAGGGTATGGAGCTGAGCAAGGCGACACGGTACATCGATCAGcactttttgtaattttagagtatatatatattttggggAAAAGATCATGACTTTGCAAATTTAAGCGATAAGAAGTTTTGCACTTTTGCCTTCCAAATTATGAGAAGTATCAGCACGTTACACCATactcgtttggataataatatgagatgattttagataagttgaataaaatattattataataatattattttgagatttgaaaaaattaaattgtttattatattttgtgtaaaaatttgagaaagatgTCATGATGacaagagatgagataaaattaggCGAAATGGTTTCTGTATCTAAACGAGCCCTAATGACCAAATATTGAAAACCAACAAACCGACAAATTTTGACtctaaaaatttatgaaaaatggcttttttttttctttttttttttttatagtttgataATAttatgtgtcttttttttttaatcattttaggTATAATTAAAGTACAAAAACCTTCATAATTTAGGATGTAAATTATACTTATGGGACAATGTTTTTTTCGTTTCATACTTATTTTAGTTGGCATAGCTAAACATGTTATCTACCATGACTcaaaaagaaggggaaaaaaaaaaaacaaggatgATTGAAGCCACTCCTTGTTAAAGTGTTGTTATTTGGAAAGCAACGATTCTTTTACACCACAATAGCAGGTTCCTAGAACAATCCTGGACTGAATTCCTAAACAATTCATATACTTGTGTTGGGctcccaaaacataaacactCGGATGTTTTGTCTCCTGTCTCCTCCTCCAACTTGTCCGCTTACTGTTGTATTTAATTAAACGCATGCAACTCTGACTTGTTTGAGGACAATTTACCTAATAAAATTGCCAGAATCTGTTATGTTGTTGGTCTTGTTTcatcatgtaattaattttgtttctgtCATCCAATATTGAGTAATTGTTAAGAACGagaatccatttgaaaaaaaacgcTGATGCCTTAGCTCAAAGAAAGTCTAAAGTTATCAGTTCAGATATGAagtatattgttatatatacttaacactccccctcacgTACAGGCTAGACTTTCCCTCAATGAGTGACCcaacacgtaaaatatttaattaaatgagatagagtgtagagtgtagagtttgagtttgaactcaggacctctgctatgatatcatgtgaaatcactacttgtcccaaaagcttaaccTAATGGGAAGAagtacattttattatttattttatatcttaacatatATAAGATTAAAGACTAAATATTTTCAGGCCTTCGCTTTAAAATTCTTGtcaattattctattttgtgGTATCTTCTATGTTTCTTTGCATGTGGGGGATTAAGTACATTGCTTTGTGGATTAAGTACATTGCTTTGTGGTTCACTTCTGATCTTTCCTACTCATATCCGACTGCTGAAAGTAATTTTCTTGCTGCAGGCATTAAGAAAGGCTATTGCAGAAACATTTTACAGAGATGTGGGTGTAAAAGCCAATGAAGTTTTTGTATCAGATGGTGCACAATGTGACATTTCCCGCCTCCAGGTAAGAAAAAATGAGTGTACATGTGTAGAAGATATATATCATTCTGATCAATTAAAGGACCAATTTCTATTGCTTGATAATGATAACTATGTTATAAATCCTTCTTGGTTCTTTTGTCCACAGATGCTTATGGGGCCGAATGTGTCAGTGGCTGTACAGGATCCATCTTTTCCGGTAATTCTTCCCCTTTTTTATATCAAACACCAAAAAATCCTGCAAAAAATACTTCCATTTGACAAACATCATGACAGATTGTATTTTGGGCCACCGTATTAATGGGTGCTGTGCTTGGAACAGGGGTATATAGATTCCAGTGTTATTGTTGGTCAAGCTGGCATGTTCCAAGATGAAAACGGGAAGTATGAGAATATTGTGTACATGAAGTGCGGGCACgagaataattttttcccaGACTTGTCAACTACTTCAAGGACTGATATCATTTTCTTCTGCTCTCCAAACAACCCAACTGGTTATGCTGCATCACGGCAGCAATTACAGCAGCTTGTGGAGTTTGCTAAAGCAAATGGATCCATAATTGTTTATGACTCTGCCTATGCTACTTATATATCAGATGAAAGCCCCAAATCAATCTTTGAAATTCCAGGAGCCAAAGAGGTTTGTCATTTGCATGAATCATCTTATGTTTTGATAACAACTATTCTTGCTGCCAAAGTTAGAATAGAGATTTTCTCCAATTGTCTGGTCAAAATTTGGAGAGTGATAGACACACTATGTGGGTCTTACAACAGTTAATGTTGTCTGTAAAGGATTTTCAGACAATGTGAACTTCACATGAACATTTAAATGTTATGTCTATCTTTTTCTACGCTAGACTATCCaatttgattaagaaattagAGAATATTTCAATTGCCAAATTTGAAATGAACCTCTAGTGTTTAGCATCAATGAACGATGACAATCTGGAACATTCGTTTCCCAATATAGGTTGCCATTGAAGTTTCGTCCTTCTCCAAGTTTGCTGGTTTCACAGGCGTTCGCCTTGGTTGGACAGTGGTCCCTGAGGAGCTTTTGTACTTGAATGGATTTCCTGTCATTAAGGATTATAATCGCATTGTGTGCACCTGTTTCAATGGTGCATCAAGTGTTGCTCAAGCTGGGGGACTAGCCTGCCTTTCCAAAGATGGTTACAGGGTTGGTTGTTTTCCACACTTTCCGTTGAAATCTTTTGTTAGAATTATgaatacatttagcattttttatCAACTAGGGtaatttatttatcatgaaATCAATCCTAATTTCTGTCTATCTccaatttaaagtttaaattccATGTTGAATCTCACTGATCAAACAAAGTTGAATCTATACCAATTACCAAGGGGAGTGTTAAAATAATGATGAACTAAATCCATTTTTGTTTCGGGTTTAAACTTTGGAGAAATGTTGTCCTCCATCCTATATTTTGTCATCTTCAGTCACACATGTCGATATGACACATTTTATGTAGTTGTCTAGATCGACAAGCATGACAACATTTCTCTAAACTTTTTGGGATAGCTGGCAAGTTATTTTCGCTAGTTGTTAACTTCTTATATGATTTCAGATCATGATAGAGTACTAGAAGTTAGGTTCAGTTTGACATAAGGgattttttttagcattttcaCCAACTCTGGTAATTAAAGCTGCTTCACTTCACTAAAATGAAAGTCTTTAGGAAGATGGTTCTCCAACCAGGAACATAACTACAATGAAGTTGATTTTTGGAATGAAAACTTACATagtttccttattttatttttgtttcaggCCTTAAGTGCTGTGGTTGATTACTACAAGGGCAATGCAGGCATAATTGCTGATGCATTTGCATCACTAGGGCTAAAGGTGTATGGAGGCAAAAATGCACCTTATGTGTGGGTACATTTTCCGGGAATGAGTTCTTGGGATATATTCAGTGAGATTCTTGAGAAAACACACATAGTGACAGTGCCAGGCAGAGGATTTGGTCCTGGTGGTGAAGAATACATTAGAGTAAGTGCATTTGGCCAGAGAGAACGTATATTGGAAGCTTCAAGGAGGCTCAAAAATCTTTACAAATAAAGGCATTTCACCCATGCCTTTTTTATCACTAGAATCAAAATAGTGAAGTGTTTTCCACTTCAAATTATATTGCTATCTTTTTCTTCATAAAGACGCCTATAGCCAGAGTGCTTTGAACAGAGGTATCTTCCTGCTGGACTCTACTGCATAGTGCAGTGAATAGTTGGGAAATGATCTGTACTGACAATTATTGGGTGTTTTAAATGCCATATACTGGCTTGAGAACTGGCCCTAATGTTGTAGAATACAGATATAAATATAAGCTTCAGTAGCACTTACTTGGAACCTGGAAGGATGTTCTGCTCATGTTGATATGCTATCCTTTACCTCACCTgagattttatttccttttcatgtCTCTGTTCTTTTTTCCCCTGCTTATTTTGGGGAACTCTTTAGTTTTATCAGCCCATTCATAACTGGGGTTGGATTGATCTCCTCATGAACCCAACTGGTTACAGCCCGGTTTTCAATCCAAAAACTTAGAATAATGATTGAAAAAAGGTTACTTTTCTTTATGATCCAAGAATTCTGATAATGTCAAGACAAGACAGTAAGATAAAAGTCAGTAGAAAGAGTGGCATAtagttatttttagaaaataatggttattattaattataagataaaCTATGATAAGGCATCACCTATTGATCCGTTTAGTGagcttttgaatttaaaaaaaaaaaatcaaattattaagTGGGCACCTAACAAAATGCCCACTTGAATGAATCAGTTAAATGTTTCTAATTGTGTTGTAGAAGTGTCTTGTATGTCTTATTGCTCGTGATAATCCATCCCTTTATATAACTTACCTTTCTTGTTCTCATATCTTTCTCATACGATATCTATTAATAATAgagttattaaatttttaagacaGTGTGTAGAGTACATtattcacatcacttaaatggtaagatttgatttataagattcaaattttaaaatttctttttcaaatcaaagtatgtcatgtaagcACTTTACAAAATATGTTCTATGCACcgagttaataatataattttttcttaataatattgcTTTTGGacatttcttctattttcaacCACCAAATGCAAGCTACTGATCATAACATTCTGCTTTAGTAGCTACacctaattaattttgaaaggCAGAATTAGATTAGCCGTCTAGTATATATCTAGGCGAGAATAGTCAAGTTGCTGCAGCCTGCAGTGACATAGAAAACTACAAGAAAGCCAATATCTTTGATGCATGTGTTTTTTGTGGAGTAACTCAGGTCTTTAACTCTTGTGGCctccatttggatgttgagctgagcctaacttttatgaataatagtgaattaagTATTAGAGAGAATTATGTAGGGCTCATCTAAActtaagtttaaaatatgtttggatgttaaaatgagtttagtactttttataggaaattgaaaaaggttgtgggtcccatatataaaaatgtgttaagttgaaaaaggttgtaggtcccatgtataaaaatgtgttaagttgaaaaaggttgtgggttccACATGTAgtaagattttgagttgagatcaatttaataatttgagagttagttgtttggatattagacttagcttaaaattagactgagttAAATTGAGTCTTACAACCAAACGCAGTcacttttcagaaaaaaaatattagttaagTTCTTATCCCAATTTGAGGATCTTGAAtggaagagagaaagatagaTACATAACGTAAgtcttattatatttatttttgcttgtGTGAATATTTTTGCAGTATCAAAGGTTCAATGAACGTTGTGAAGTCTATTCACATGTTTATCTCTTTTCAACTTGAGTGCCCGGGTCTctcaaatttgaataagaattcaAAGAGATCTTGATCCCTATCTACAGGTCGATATACAAACATACTTTCTCTGAAATCCATtgagttatattaaaaatcaaaatataaataattttttaatgctaaattaATAAACAACCTTGTAAATagattcttttatttaatttccacAGCCTGTTCCTAAAGAATATATGCGTATCGATCAATTAAAGAcacaaaaatattgaaaactCCTGCCTAC includes these proteins:
- the LOC109021367 gene encoding probable LL-diaminopimelate aminotransferase, chloroplastic, yielding MQYSQLSTRICIPYAVSLQPKTTWNRPKFNNEKSTVGHCTRVPRNANMEKLQSGYLFPEICMREFEHSQKYPQAGLIRLGVGDTTEPIPDIITSAMAEHAHALSTVQGYRGYGAEQGDTALRKAIAETFYRDVGVKANEVFVSDGAQCDISRLQMLMGPNVSVAVQDPSFPGYIDSSVIVGQAGMFQDENGKYENIVYMKCGHENNFFPDLSTTSRTDIIFFCSPNNPTGYAASRQQLQQLVEFAKANGSIIVYDSAYATYISDESPKSIFEIPGAKEVAIEVSSFSKFAGFTGVRLGWTVVPEELLYLNGFPVIKDYNRIVCTCFNGASSVAQAGGLACLSKDGYRALSAVVDYYKGNAGIIADAFASLGLKVYGGKNAPYVWVHFPGMSSWDIFSEILEKTHIVTVPGRGFGPGGEEYIRVSAFGQRERILEASRRLKNLYK